The proteins below come from a single Streptococcus hyointestinalis genomic window:
- a CDS encoding SspB-related isopeptide-forming adhesin, whose protein sequence is MNFQTKTTKGHGFFRKSKAYGLVCGIALTGALVFAGQAHADEVTTPTDTAATTELVASPQEAPAVATQPTSTNDNDTYAKQANTSTGTETVAVDNSVVESAVKEAQDTGVAVSQNATQDQGTPTTSAELDTAKETIKADQDKQVEAIKATTAQQAQNNTAYEAAQSAITANNDYVADAQKTYEAGTTVSITTNTATVTDGTAKANTEAKKVADSTLDSNKKAVETYVADKKVYDATVASAKTLNDAIEAASTELKKSGATVTTSSQVVHTVDEVNTLTASNNQKIAKAQAKIKENNAKQEAYNTTKAESDKTNTDANQKADELKKLGATVTTTTKTVTSADEAKAIASQNQKAYDAAKQAQATDASVKAESDKTNADASQKADELSKLGVTVNTTTKTVASADEAKAIANQNQKSYDAAKQAQATDASVKAESDKTNADVSQKESELSNLGITVTTTTQTVSSVAEAQAIAAQNQQAYESVKSKYESALNDMVNHISAEPIFSADAYTAPNGDIIQDSFSYDSATGAFTWTAPLHDNQKFVGYFIVYGTVEATKTFNPTTKKVDVVVSNVNISRAEYKNVAAAAAVDVTDEEWIYDNAGNQLFYTSFNVNQSGSWDINKSYAISQTFSLGAGESTGTFLLSKKTSMWVVGVGSDLSLKFKNDSDVSQSVELVKTTVNPTSTSATITKTTVNPTAINATITKTAVNPVETTPVAVELVKAENPAKPTLALTKLVNTKNQQLKASYHNYNLHYKPVVSKSVSDTDNVSTNGKTVAKGATEVYTLTHDNIYANIKVGDPIVITDPLEAGVIPAEEENLATNTAKGWTVAYDKAKNTYTFTATYQGKKLAAPTVKWKGEYDNAYYDNTYKVTVGNNTYTVFSDTVNNRTPEPPKPVKSITDNSGADINGASVMDKNVNFHLTTDYKPYTTISASKAAIAKGFAALDDVQDGAFTVNEANIKMTADNKDVKDLFTMYHVLSDEARTEAIQKILDSYGMSPVGEFYLWVAKDPNSFYTNYVKQAKNVTIDLPARLNVDPEVKVYNDFFQIDFGNSYQSNQVVVERPDIQPEKHALDKSDDSIVLDNQTVKIGDYIRYLLDGVTVPVKHDTLWQYDGVDQLDTVHDRYTGNWKGVIKGTEYTAKEDLKLAYDVTLEDGTVVKDGDTIKAGSKYAFTFEFDQDTNDDFINKIVKVTWDAEKGKWAYSIDKEFLNSLGIEGTFDADFYLEVERIAAGDVTNTFVNIVNGQEMTANVITHTPEKPKTPTPEMPTPAKPQAQAPVAKQAALPTTGEASSVFSVLAGILIDGLGAFGLLRKKKKTGFKVGD, encoded by the coding sequence ATGAATTTTCAAACCAAAACAACTAAAGGTCACGGTTTCTTTCGTAAGTCAAAAGCTTATGGATTAGTTTGTGGGATTGCTCTAACTGGAGCACTTGTCTTTGCAGGACAAGCACATGCGGATGAAGTGACAACGCCTACAGATACAGCGGCTACTACAGAGCTTGTCGCTTCACCGCAAGAAGCGCCTGCAGTCGCAACACAGCCGACTAGTACCAATGATAATGATACCTATGCCAAACAAGCTAACACATCCACTGGGACTGAAACTGTAGCGGTGGATAACAGCGTTGTGGAATCTGCCGTGAAAGAAGCTCAAGATACTGGTGTTGCAGTCTCTCAAAACGCTACCCAAGATCAAGGCACACCAACCACAAGCGCTGAACTGGATACGGCTAAAGAAACTATCAAAGCTGACCAGGACAAGCAAGTAGAAGCCATCAAAGCGACAACGGCTCAACAAGCTCAAAACAACACCGCTTATGAAGCAGCCCAATCAGCTATCACGGCTAACAATGATTATGTTGCTGACGCCCAAAAAACGTATGAGGCGGGCACAACTGTATCAATCACAACAAACACAGCAACTGTCACAGACGGAACTGCTAAGGCTAACACTGAAGCGAAAAAAGTAGCAGACAGCACGCTTGATAGCAACAAAAAAGCTGTAGAGACTTACGTTGCTGACAAGAAAGTCTATGACGCTACAGTAGCTAGCGCTAAAACGCTCAATGATGCTATTGAGGCAGCTAGCACAGAATTGAAGAAATCTGGGGCGACAGTCACAACTTCTAGTCAAGTCGTGCACACAGTTGATGAAGTGAATACTTTGACTGCCTCAAACAATCAAAAGATTGCGAAAGCTCAAGCTAAAATCAAGGAAAACAACGCTAAGCAAGAAGCCTATAACACAACGAAAGCAGAAAGCGATAAGACTAATACTGACGCTAATCAAAAAGCGGATGAGTTGAAAAAACTGGGCGCAACTGTAACCACAACGACAAAGACCGTGACAAGTGCAGATGAAGCAAAAGCTATCGCTAGTCAAAACCAGAAGGCTTACGATGCTGCTAAACAAGCACAAGCTACAGACGCTAGTGTGAAAGCAGAAAGCGACAAGACCAACGCTGATGCCAGTCAAAAAGCCGACGAACTTTCAAAATTAGGTGTTACTGTTAATACGACCACAAAAACAGTAGCTAGTGCAGACGAAGCTAAAGCTATTGCTAACCAAAATCAGAAGTCTTACGATGCTGCTAAACAAGCACAGGCTACAGACGCTAGTGTGAAAGCAGAAAGTGATAAGACCAACGCTGATGTTAGTCAAAAAGAAAGTGAGCTATCAAACCTCGGTATTACAGTCACAACGACAACACAAACGGTCTCAAGTGTTGCAGAAGCTCAAGCTATCGCTGCTCAAAACCAACAAGCTTATGAGTCTGTTAAAAGTAAATACGAGTCAGCGCTTAACGATATGGTCAATCATATTAGTGCTGAGCCAATTTTCTCAGCTGATGCTTACACCGCACCAAATGGCGATATTATTCAAGATAGCTTCTCTTATGACAGTGCCACAGGAGCTTTCACCTGGACAGCACCACTCCATGATAACCAAAAATTTGTAGGTTACTTCATCGTTTATGGAACTGTTGAGGCGACTAAGACATTCAACCCAACGACTAAGAAAGTAGACGTTGTGGTGTCTAATGTCAACATTAGTCGAGCAGAGTATAAGAATGTGGCAGCTGCAGCGGCGGTAGACGTTACAGATGAAGAATGGATCTATGACAACGCAGGTAATCAGTTGTTCTATACTTCTTTCAATGTTAATCAAAGTGGATCATGGGACATCAATAAATCTTATGCCATTTCACAAACCTTTAGCCTAGGTGCAGGAGAGTCTACAGGTACTTTCCTACTTTCTAAAAAGACCTCTATGTGGGTTGTGGGTGTCGGTTCAGACCTTTCTTTGAAATTCAAAAACGATAGTGACGTATCACAAAGTGTTGAACTTGTTAAAACCACAGTTAACCCAACATCAACTAGTGCAACGATTACCAAAACGACGGTAAATCCAACTGCGATTAACGCTACTATCACAAAAACAGCTGTTAATCCAGTAGAAACAACACCTGTTGCTGTCGAATTAGTAAAAGCTGAAAATCCAGCTAAACCAACGCTTGCTCTTACTAAACTAGTGAACACTAAGAACCAACAATTAAAAGCTTCTTACCACAACTACAACTTGCACTACAAGCCAGTTGTTTCAAAATCCGTTTCTGACACGGACAATGTTAGCACTAACGGTAAGACAGTAGCTAAAGGTGCTACTGAAGTTTATACGCTAACGCATGACAATATCTATGCTAATATCAAAGTTGGTGACCCAATCGTGATTACTGACCCACTGGAAGCAGGTGTTATTCCAGCTGAGGAAGAAAACCTAGCTACTAATACCGCTAAAGGTTGGACAGTCGCTTATGATAAAGCTAAGAATACTTACACTTTCACAGCAACGTATCAAGGTAAGAAGCTTGCAGCCCCAACCGTCAAATGGAAAGGTGAATACGATAATGCTTACTACGATAATACATACAAGGTAACGGTCGGTAATAACACGTACACCGTATTCTCAGATACCGTCAATAACCGTACACCAGAACCACCAAAACCTGTTAAATCAATCACAGACAATAGCGGTGCTGATATTAACGGTGCTAGCGTCATGGATAAAAATGTCAATTTCCATCTGACTACAGACTACAAACCTTACACAACAATTTCAGCGTCTAAAGCAGCTATTGCTAAAGGATTTGCTGCTTTGGATGATGTGCAAGATGGGGCATTTACAGTTAATGAGGCTAATATCAAGATGACAGCGGACAACAAGGACGTAAAAGACCTCTTTACGATGTACCATGTCTTGTCCGATGAAGCTCGTACCGAAGCTATTCAAAAGATTCTTGATAGCTACGGAATGTCTCCAGTTGGTGAGTTCTATCTCTGGGTAGCTAAAGACCCAAATTCTTTCTACACTAATTACGTTAAACAAGCTAAGAATGTCACGATTGACTTGCCTGCTCGTCTGAACGTTGACCCAGAAGTCAAAGTCTACAATGATTTCTTCCAAATCGACTTTGGTAACAGCTATCAATCTAATCAAGTTGTTGTTGAACGCCCTGACATCCAACCTGAAAAACATGCTTTGGACAAGTCCGATGATAGCATTGTTCTAGATAATCAAACTGTCAAAATTGGTGATTACATTCGTTATCTTCTTGATGGGGTGACAGTACCAGTGAAGCATGATACTTTATGGCAATATGATGGTGTAGACCAACTAGACACTGTACATGATCGCTATACCGGTAACTGGAAAGGTGTCATTAAAGGAACAGAATATACAGCTAAAGAAGACTTGAAATTAGCTTACGATGTAACTTTAGAAGATGGTACAGTTGTTAAAGATGGAGACACTATTAAAGCTGGTTCTAAATATGCTTTCACTTTTGAATTTGATCAAGATACCAACGATGACTTTATCAACAAGATTGTAAAAGTGACTTGGGATGCTGAAAAAGGCAAATGGGCTTACAGTATTGATAAAGAGTTCTTGAACTCACTAGGTATTGAAGGTACATTTGACGCTGACTTCTATCTTGAAGTTGAACGTATTGCCGCAGGTGATGTGACAAATACTTTCGTTAACATTGTCAATGGGCAAGAAATGACTGCTAACGTAATTACCCATACACCTGAGAAACCGAAGACCCCAACACCTGAAATGCCAACACCAGCTAAACCACAAGCCCAAGCGCCAGTGGCTAAACAAGCAGCGCTCCCAACGACTGGGGAAGCTTCATCAGTGTTTAGTGTTTTAGCGGGTATCTTAATTGATGGTCTTGGAGCCTTTGGACTTCTTCGCAAGAAAAAGAAAACAGGCTTTAAGGTTGGTGATTAG
- a CDS encoding IS110 family transposase, whose amino-acid sequence MIFVGIDVAKNKHDVAVLNDKGKLILKPLTFSNTRAGFNLFINTLSQLKQDYLIALEDTGHYAFNLLDFLHEHGATVYTYNPLLIKEFAKSLSLRKTKTDKKDARTIALKLLSDPNREQFRHDNRKEELKILTRHIHRLKKKQSDWKVQYTRCLDIIFPEIDKIIGKHSDYAYELLSHYPSPQKMSEAGFEKLLEIKRLTMPKIQDILKVAPNSIGTTSEAREFELIEIIENIKHYKRLISKAENKVDELMAEFTSVITTVAGIGNRLGSIILAEIRNIHTFDKPAQLQAFAGLEPSIYQSGQLDTQGKMVKRGSPHLRWALIQAAKSVARFSPAFKAYLRIKLDQGKHYNVAVAHVAKKLVRVLFHLLKNNTPFDESKVR is encoded by the coding sequence ATGATTTTCGTTGGCATTGATGTCGCTAAAAACAAACACGATGTAGCTGTCTTAAACGACAAAGGAAAACTTATTCTTAAACCACTCACTTTCTCAAATACTAGAGCTGGTTTTAACTTGTTCATAAATACCCTCAGTCAGTTAAAACAAGACTATCTCATCGCACTTGAAGATACAGGACATTATGCCTTTAATCTTTTAGATTTTCTTCATGAACATGGAGCAACTGTCTATACCTACAACCCTCTACTCATCAAGGAATTCGCCAAGTCATTATCACTTCGTAAAACCAAGACAGACAAGAAGGACGCCCGTACCATTGCCCTTAAGCTACTATCCGACCCTAATCGGGAACAGTTTCGTCATGATAATAGAAAAGAAGAACTGAAAATTCTAACGAGACACATTCACCGTCTCAAGAAGAAGCAGTCTGATTGGAAAGTACAATACACTCGGTGTTTGGACATCATCTTCCCTGAGATAGATAAAATCATTGGAAAGCATTCTGACTACGCCTATGAACTCCTATCACACTATCCCAGCCCTCAGAAAATGAGTGAGGCTGGATTTGAGAAGCTTCTAGAAATCAAACGATTAACAATGCCAAAAATACAAGATATTCTCAAGGTCGCTCCAAACTCTATCGGAACAACTTCAGAAGCTCGGGAGTTCGAACTCATCGAAATCATTGAAAATATCAAGCATTACAAAAGACTCATCTCTAAAGCTGAAAACAAAGTCGATGAGCTGATGGCTGAGTTCACCTCGGTCATCACAACTGTGGCTGGAATTGGAAATCGTCTTGGATCTATCATTTTAGCGGAAATTAGGAATATCCATACCTTTGACAAACCAGCCCAACTTCAAGCTTTTGCAGGGTTAGAACCATCTATCTACCAATCTGGACAACTAGATACTCAAGGTAAAATGGTCAAGCGTGGGTCTCCACATCTTCGATGGGCTTTAATACAAGCTGCCAAATCAGTGGCTCGCTTTTCCCCTGCTTTTAAAGCTTACCTAAGAATCAAGTTAGACCAAGGAAAACATTATAACGTCGCTGTTGCCCATGTCGCTAAAAAGCTGGTACGAGTATTGTTCCATCTTCTCAAGAACAATACTCCCTTTGATGAAAGCAAGGTGAGATAA
- a CDS encoding type II toxin-antitoxin system Phd/YefM family antitoxin produces the protein MLKTTVTHFRKEMFKMLEHTITHNEPIQISTPNGNAVLVSEDDYNGMIETLYLHSVSKLKEQLYRDRLTSTQTFVPEDEVEW, from the coding sequence ATGTTAAAGACAACAGTGACTCATTTTAGAAAAGAAATGTTCAAGATGTTAGAACACACCATTACACATAACGAACCTATCCAAATTTCTACCCCAAATGGCAATGCCGTTCTGGTCAGTGAGGACGATTATAATGGTATGATTGAAACACTTTATTTACATTCTGTTTCAAAGCTAAAGGAACAACTTTATAGAGATAGACTAACCTCTACCCAAACCTTTGTACCAGAAGATGAGGTAGAGTGGTAG
- a CDS encoding PrgI family protein — MNKLGSEFFKPIDGFERGVVGGATWRQVLMMLGIFLGAGLSTLIIVLGLPDILMYVMLLVTIPPSAIYGLKKDETLKELLRFKLTQQERSYMTDNEMEENRGNFTQAKGVHEWNDETL; from the coding sequence ATGAACAAACTAGGTTCCGAATTTTTTAAACCGATTGATGGGTTTGAACGTGGGGTGGTTGGGGGTGCCACTTGGCGACAAGTGCTGATGATGTTAGGTATCTTTCTAGGGGCTGGCTTATCCACACTAATTATAGTCCTAGGGCTACCTGATATTCTCATGTATGTGATGTTACTCGTTACCATCCCCCCAAGCGCTATTTATGGCTTGAAAAAAGACGAAACATTAAAAGAATTGCTGCGCTTTAAGTTGACCCAACAGGAGCGAAGCTATATGACCGATAATGAAATGGAGGAAAACCGTGGGAATTTTACGCAGGCAAAAGGCGTTCACGAATGGAACGACGAAACACTCTAA
- a CDS encoding VirB4-like conjugal transfer ATPase, CD1110 family: protein MKWRKTVGILRRQKAFTNGTTKHSKADKERSKQLRQALKPSTQNTIRYTSLFEDGLMHITDEEYSKTWALGDANYITSSEDEKLDIIDYYVEALNGLDSENTYQLTILNRPVPSTLLDQVTYELQGDANDRFREEYNDMIRSRFATDQNNFKVVKYITVSTQAKDRKQAYRKLNDIENHFATQFQIVDVPIKALDGSQRLNIFNDLLRGNPYLNVSYRDVALSGLTTKSFIAPSRIFFQPDQMRLDKKYAKVLFIRNYPSFLNDRLIKSLTDIGIELAITIHANPYDISESIKKINNAEAQVKMDMIKSQKGAARDGITGDLAVSGVAKAIADEATKWKDEVEDRDQKIFSGVFCVMVKAGSEEELIDYTNRIQQAGRKHVVEFEEVYYHQEEALNTMLPIGKTYLNVKSRFMRDMTTTNIATQIPFTNTDLQSDSPNAIYYGQNQISNNIITLDRQRDLNTASGVILGSSGSGKSVFTKTSEVIPTILRYPDDRVIVVDPEDEYSDIGRAFDAQLITISPGSPTHLNLMDLPDEDSLAAEDADPVGQKASLIMGLFENILKEVTDEDFSIIDRVTRLCYERITDRTPTLSDWHDILLEQPEDVAQQLALKSESYTKGSQNIFAHETNVDLTHQVVIFNLKQLDGKLKPFALMVVQDYIWNQVVNNQGKLTTRIYFDEMQNQFLTDDQAQFFTNLYARVRKYGAIPTGITQNVETLLARTEGRKLLANSEFIVLLKQKKTDIRLLAETINLTDALIRYIEKPKAKGTGLIVAGQTTVPFENPIPKHTELFRLVATDAYRTVESQPK, encoded by the coding sequence ATGAAATGGAGGAAAACCGTGGGAATTTTACGCAGGCAAAAGGCGTTCACGAATGGAACGACGAAACACTCTAAAGCAGATAAAGAACGCTCAAAACAACTACGACAAGCCCTAAAGCCCAGTACCCAAAATACCATCCGCTATACCTCACTTTTTGAGGATGGCTTGATGCATATCACAGATGAAGAATACTCAAAGACCTGGGCTTTAGGCGACGCCAACTATATCACTAGTAGCGAAGATGAAAAGCTAGACATTATTGACTACTATGTCGAAGCGCTCAACGGACTAGACAGTGAGAATACTTACCAATTGACCATTCTTAATCGCCCAGTCCCATCAACGCTACTTGATCAAGTGACCTATGAATTACAGGGAGATGCTAACGACCGCTTTCGTGAGGAATACAATGATATGATTCGCTCTCGTTTTGCGACCGATCAGAACAACTTTAAAGTAGTGAAATACATCACCGTCAGCACTCAAGCCAAAGACCGTAAGCAAGCCTATCGGAAGTTAAACGATATTGAGAACCACTTTGCGACCCAATTTCAGATTGTGGATGTGCCTATTAAAGCACTAGATGGCAGTCAACGGCTCAATATCTTTAATGATCTGTTGAGGGGCAACCCTTACTTAAATGTTAGCTACCGTGATGTGGCTCTCTCGGGGCTTACGACCAAGTCCTTTATTGCTCCTAGTCGCATTTTCTTTCAACCGGATCAAATGCGCCTGGACAAGAAATATGCCAAGGTGCTGTTTATTCGCAACTATCCCTCTTTTCTCAATGACCGCTTGATCAAGTCACTGACAGATATTGGGATTGAATTAGCCATTACCATTCACGCTAATCCTTACGACATCAGCGAGTCTATCAAAAAGATTAACAATGCTGAAGCGCAGGTGAAGATGGACATGATTAAGTCTCAAAAAGGCGCTGCTCGAGATGGGATAACTGGTGACCTTGCCGTCTCTGGTGTGGCAAAGGCAATTGCGGATGAAGCGACCAAATGGAAAGATGAGGTGGAAGATCGTGATCAAAAGATTTTCTCAGGCGTCTTTTGTGTCATGGTCAAAGCAGGTAGTGAGGAAGAACTCATTGACTATACCAACCGTATCCAACAAGCAGGGCGTAAACACGTAGTAGAGTTTGAAGAAGTCTACTACCATCAAGAAGAAGCGCTCAACACCATGCTTCCCATTGGCAAGACCTATCTTAATGTCAAGAGTCGTTTCATGCGAGACATGACAACGACAAATATTGCCACACAGATACCGTTTACCAATACAGATCTCCAAAGCGATAGCCCAAACGCCATCTACTACGGGCAAAATCAGATTTCCAATAACATCATCACCCTTGATCGCCAACGTGACCTTAACACGGCTTCAGGGGTGATTTTGGGTTCTTCAGGTTCTGGTAAGTCCGTCTTTACTAAGACCAGTGAGGTGATTCCAACGATTCTGCGTTATCCTGATGACCGAGTGATTGTCGTTGATCCCGAAGATGAATACTCTGATATTGGTCGAGCCTTTGATGCTCAGCTCATTACCATCTCACCAGGCTCTCCCACCCATCTAAACCTAATGGATTTGCCAGATGAGGATAGTCTAGCAGCTGAGGATGCTGATCCTGTTGGGCAAAAGGCTTCGCTGATTATGGGGCTGTTTGAAAATATCCTAAAAGAGGTCACCGATGAGGACTTCTCCATTATTGACCGAGTGACACGGCTCTGTTATGAGCGGATCACAGACCGCACACCAACGCTATCTGATTGGCACGATATCCTCCTAGAACAACCTGAGGACGTGGCGCAACAGTTAGCGCTCAAATCAGAGTCTTACACGAAAGGATCGCAAAATATCTTTGCGCATGAGACCAATGTGGACTTAACCCATCAAGTGGTCATTTTCAACCTCAAACAGCTAGATGGTAAACTCAAACCCTTTGCCCTGATGGTGGTGCAGGACTATATTTGGAACCAAGTGGTCAATAATCAAGGCAAGCTCACCACTCGCATCTACTTTGATGAAATGCAGAACCAGTTCCTAACAGACGATCAAGCCCAGTTCTTCACCAACCTCTACGCCCGTGTTCGGAAATACGGGGCTATTCCAACAGGGATTACGCAAAACGTGGAGACCTTGCTCGCTCGAACAGAAGGGCGGAAACTCCTGGCAAATAGTGAGTTTATCGTTCTGCTTAAGCAAAAGAAAACAGATATTCGACTCCTAGCCGAAACCATCAATTTAACGGATGCTTTGATTCGCTATATTGAAAAGCCAAAAGCAAAAGGAACAGGGCTTATTGTTGCAGGACAGACCACAGTACCCTTTGAGAACCCCATTCCTAAACACACGGAACTTTTCCGTTTGGTGGCAACCGATGCCTATCGGACAGTGGAGTCTCAACCCAAATAA
- a CDS encoding phage tail tip lysozyme: MDKEDLRKRTVRNRKIKESVQRHSQLSGRSAQKATKTAHKAAKRQVANAKADYQALKGKAKAGQDVTASLADAKESLSQAKAAQKTTRKIHKAVKKSNPTIPQKARSLAKQTAKRSVGEIAETAFSQDDTLSSVARARQKARELRYTGRLARKTGAKGAKVTYKLARSSLEKDIKMSKYVYKGARRGLKTTKDTAKTAQKALTTKVRTKWLQASTESLRLATSRAVAALASVLANPITWIVATVVGFLFFIVIIVSSIFSSNIVQQTEFTLNQSWLYLSQKDREKSNDKVAYYTNIDDILLYMNYRYGGEWEPDAPWDDGLTGKIGSFLGFSHFSDALNDIWETENGDITQLKTMAELYSSSKGKAWMWLSKDELAEYKDILDAQKENGRYAATQELTNPFYAKDDDKGDSATLTITKRYGFTSQNKVDTTTTLEASAGQTLYAPMDGKVTITKKDLQGKKTKTTNLIIKASDAHFIFYNVKSPRVKTGDKVETSQELAQVKRSGQKIAYAKRYGKTELSSYGISESDLALVKNYRYKKNTIGFLTGKGKNGYLWTLVNPGFYFPFVTYSQTTTVTTTSSEMSGRAKQFYDYIKKYYPSAKDNGIAAAAGCFGVESSINPKRAEGDYLSPPVGASEGSWDDDAWLSLGGPAIYGGGYANILHRGLGLGQWTDTADGATRHTLLRNFAKSKDKKWYDLELQVQFMLEGDNPYYINILKRILDSSGDVNSLTAEFLSKWEGVPGNKLAERQKIARQALLWFHQPTLAGGGSLASSWNFPEAYRSKVKSMPTAKAMTTQPGSGYPVGQCTWYAYNRLVELGEITDLSGSYARLGNGGQWVSSLVAKGWKFSSTPKEGAVVSTAGGFDGTFALYGHVGIVEAVNDDGTFLVSECNFDGVQDKIHWRVCRPASYYTFATPN, from the coding sequence GTGGACAAGGAGGATTTACGCAAACGTACCGTACGAAACCGTAAGATAAAAGAAAGTGTGCAGCGCCACAGTCAACTCTCAGGACGAAGTGCACAAAAAGCCACTAAAACAGCCCATAAGGCGGCTAAGCGACAGGTCGCAAACGCTAAAGCCGACTATCAAGCCCTTAAGGGTAAGGCAAAAGCAGGGCAAGATGTCACTGCTTCTTTAGCGGATGCCAAAGAAAGCTTGAGTCAAGCCAAAGCGGCCCAAAAGACCACACGAAAAATCCATAAAGCAGTCAAGAAAAGCAATCCCACCATTCCTCAAAAAGCAAGAAGTCTTGCTAAACAGACGGCAAAAAGAAGTGTTGGGGAGATTGCTGAAACAGCTTTTTCTCAAGACGATACGCTCTCAAGTGTGGCAAGAGCTCGCCAAAAGGCACGAGAACTCCGCTACACGGGGCGCTTGGCACGAAAAACAGGCGCTAAAGGGGCTAAGGTCACCTATAAACTGGCTCGCTCTAGTCTTGAAAAAGACATCAAGATGAGTAAGTACGTCTATAAAGGCGCTAGACGGGGCTTAAAAACCACCAAAGACACCGCTAAGACAGCGCAAAAAGCCTTAACAACTAAGGTTAGAACCAAGTGGCTACAAGCAAGCACTGAGAGTCTTAGGCTAGCGACCAGCAGGGCTGTGGCTGCTCTAGCAAGTGTCCTCGCTAACCCCATCACATGGATAGTGGCTACGGTGGTCGGTTTTCTTTTCTTTATTGTCATCATCGTCTCCTCTATCTTTTCCAGTAATATCGTGCAACAAACCGAGTTTACCCTCAATCAGTCTTGGCTTTATCTCTCCCAAAAAGACCGGGAAAAGTCTAATGACAAGGTAGCGTATTACACCAACATTGATGATATCTTGTTGTACATGAATTACCGTTACGGGGGAGAATGGGAGCCTGACGCCCCTTGGGACGATGGACTGACTGGGAAAATCGGCAGCTTCTTAGGCTTCAGTCACTTTTCGGATGCTCTTAATGACATTTGGGAGACCGAAAATGGGGATATCACACAACTCAAGACAATGGCAGAGCTCTATAGTAGCTCTAAAGGTAAGGCTTGGATGTGGTTGTCTAAGGATGAGCTAGCAGAGTACAAGGACATCTTAGACGCTCAAAAAGAAAATGGGCGTTATGCAGCGACTCAAGAACTCACCAATCCCTTTTACGCTAAAGACGATGACAAAGGAGACAGTGCGACGCTAACCATCACAAAGCGCTACGGCTTTACCAGTCAAAATAAGGTGGACACGACAACGACCTTAGAAGCTAGTGCAGGACAAACCCTCTATGCCCCAATGGATGGTAAGGTGACTATTACCAAGAAAGATCTCCAAGGGAAAAAGACGAAAACCACTAATCTCATTATCAAAGCTAGTGATGCTCATTTCATCTTTTACAATGTCAAATCCCCAAGGGTGAAGACAGGCGATAAGGTAGAAACGTCTCAAGAGCTCGCTCAAGTCAAGCGCTCGGGACAAAAAATTGCTTATGCCAAGCGTTATGGCAAGACAGAACTGTCTTCTTACGGCATTTCGGAGAGCGATCTTGCTTTGGTGAAAAACTACCGTTATAAAAAGAATACCATTGGCTTTTTAACAGGAAAAGGCAAAAACGGCTATCTTTGGACACTTGTTAACCCTGGATTTTACTTTCCCTTTGTGACCTACTCCCAAACGACAACAGTCACCACAACCTCTTCTGAAATGAGTGGGCGAGCCAAACAGTTCTATGATTATATCAAGAAATATTACCCCAGCGCTAAGGACAACGGCATTGCAGCAGCAGCTGGTTGTTTTGGCGTGGAGTCTAGTATCAACCCAAAGCGTGCTGAAGGAGACTATTTGAGTCCTCCAGTTGGAGCCAGCGAAGGGTCTTGGGATGATGACGCTTGGTTGAGTCTAGGCGGACCGGCTATCTATGGGGGTGGTTACGCTAACATCCTACACCGAGGTCTTGGTCTCGGGCAATGGACAGACACCGCTGACGGTGCCACACGCCATACCTTACTCAGGAACTTTGCCAAATCTAAGGACAAGAAGTGGTATGATTTAGAACTTCAAGTCCAGTTCATGTTAGAAGGAGATAACCCTTACTACATTAATATCCTCAAGCGAATTTTAGATAGCAGCGGGGACGTAAATAGCTTAACTGCTGAGTTTCTCTCCAAGTGGGAGGGCGTTCCAGGCAATAAACTAGCAGAACGTCAAAAGATAGCCCGTCAAGCCCTCCTGTGGTTCCATCAACCGACCTTGGCAGGTGGTGGTAGCTTAGCTTCGTCTTGGAATTTCCCAGAAGCTTACCGCTCTAAAGTTAAAAGTATGCCAACCGCTAAAGCCATGACCACACAACCAGGAAGCGGCTATCCCGTTGGTCAGTGCACCTGGTATGCTTACAACCGTTTAGTCGAGCTCGGGGAGATTACAGACTTGTCTGGCTCTTACGCTCGCTTAGGAAACGGCGGACAGTGGGTGTCCTCACTAGTGGCTAAGGGCTGGAAGTTTAGTAGCACGCCAAAAGAAGGTGCAGTGGTCTCGACTGCTGGTGGCTTTGATGGCACCTTTGCGCTTTATGGACATGTGGGGATTGTGGAAGCGGTTAATGACGACGGCACTTTCCTAGTGTCTGAATGTAACTTTGATGGTGTGCAAGATAAAATCCACTGGCGTGTGTGTCGCCCTGCCAGTTACTATACCTTTGCGACACCCAATTAA